From Oncorhynchus mykiss isolate Arlee chromosome 6, USDA_OmykA_1.1, whole genome shotgun sequence, the proteins below share one genomic window:
- the LOC110525115 gene encoding tetratricopeptide repeat protein 16 isoform X1 — protein MSVPALKKDQQVDDDRVLFPTAVSEEVLVEARRKHAICRLFGSSSIFLSSESRRGDRPDLINILTNKAIEHYENGEEAMTESQFSKAVTFFTKAIHLQPKQTQLYVSQAEAYLQLCDFQSAVVSYRHACLLEPQAKTLHTRLAFIYYLQGQCLYDKGMFLDALESFAKAAELKPSSRSYHMRSLACLTALGRYTDCLRLVSKWLEADSQTADLFTLRARLHKQLNQVKMCYHDLRSALILSPSCPEAGALLGQLEEASERARQQAVSRALAGELTEALSKINTALEHCPETGRHYLFRGILYRRLKEFTAAIEDLVLAVELSEAGDAGDQGSELSGHTQEDWRAVQGEAQVQLVLTYNDFAVQCFSRSFYTEAVLLLNKAIQEQKEESGLYINRGDCFFKQDEWEFALADYQQAKEISPDDQVIRIRLAVIHNTLGTHCYQDRKYQEAADKFSEAINYNPGVSRYYENRAKAHSKLPNVEGAKQDAISTLILDPTNDQVVPLLLSLFPGCSVSDVLSSETARTVKAQLMDSIQACKQSASSVLRAVAQVQMKPYPGLQISFFNRESQLMCSELDKITLSHDAISQSDSQSSEDQFAQGAEPLKACVAPQEVYQQIVRINQQVKRAVRLALEWRQPLHYDGPRLSPGCTVEQEQSALGSKDRPYHWRKFGGFGVNSK, from the exons ATGTCTGTTCCTGCTCTGAAGAAGGACCAACAGGTCGACGACGACAGGGTTTTGTTCCCCACTGCTGTGTCGGAGGAAGTGCTCGTGGAGGCGCGGCGTAAACATGCCATCTGCCGGCTCTTTGGGTCCAGCAGCATTTTCCTATCATCTGAAAGCCGGAGAGGGGACCGGCCTGATCTCATTAACATTTTAACAAACAAAGCCATTGAACA CTATGAGAATGGAGAAGAGGCAATGACAGAGTCCCAATTTTCAAAGGCCGTGACATTCTTCACCAAAGCTATCCATCTTCAGCCGAAACAG ACCCAGCTCTATGTGAGCCAGGCGGAGGCCTATTTACAGTTATGTGACTTCCAGTCTGCAGTCGTCAGCTACAGGCATGCCTGCCTCCTGGAGCCTCAGGCTAAGACCTTACACACACGTCTGGCCTTCATCTATTACCTACAG GGCCAATGTTTGTATGATAAGGGCATGTTCCTGGATGCTCTGGAGTCATTTGCCAAGGCTGCCGAGCTCAAGCCTAGCAGCAGGTCATATCACATGAGGAG CCTGGCATGTCTGACGGCCCTGGGCCGCTATACTGACTGTCTGAGGCTGGTTAGTAAATGGCTGGAGGCAGACTCTCAGACCGCAGATCTGTTCACCCTCAGAGCACGGCTCCACAAACAGCTCAACCAG GTAAAAATGTGCTACCATGATCTGAGGTCCGCTTTGATTCTCAGTCCGTCGTGCCCAGAGGCAGGTGCCCTGCTGGGCCAGCTAGAGGAGGCCAGTGAAAGGGCCAGGCAGCAGGCCGTCAGCAGGGCCCTGGCAGGGGAGCTCACAGAGGCCCTGTCCAAGATCAACACAGCCCTGGAGCATTGCCCTGAGACTGGGCGGCACTACCTCTTCAG GGGTATTCTGTACCGCAGGCTGAAAGAGTTTACTGCTGCCATTGAGGACTTGGTCCTGGCTGTGGAGCTGAGTGAGGCTGGAGATGCGGGAGACCAGGGGTCGGAGTTGAGCGGACACACCCAGGAAGACTGGAGGGCCGTGCAGGGAGAGGCCCAGGTCCAGCTGGTGCTCACCTACAACGACTTTGCTGTGCAGTGCTTCTCCCGTAGCTTCTACACAGAGGCAGTTCTGCTGCTCAACAAGGCCATCCAGGAGCAGAAGGAGGAGAGTGGCCTCTACATCAACAGAGGAG ACTGTTTCTTCAAGCAGGATGAGTGGGAGTTTGCCCTGGCTGACTACCAGCAGGCGAAGGAGATCTCTCCTGATGACCAGGTCATTAGGATCCGCCTCGCTGTCATCCACAACACCTTGGGAACACACTGCTACCAGGACCG GAAGTACCAGGAGGCAGCTGATAAGTTCTCTGAGGCCATCAATTATAACCCTGGAGTTAGCCGGTACTATGAGAACCGAGCCAAAGCCCACAGTAAACTGCCCAACGTTGAGGGGGCCAAGCAGGATGCCATCAGTACCCTCATCCTGGACCCCACTAATGATCAG gtggTCCCTCTGCTGCTGAGTCTATTCCCAGGCTGCTCCGTGTCAGATGTTCTGTCCAGTGAAACGGCCAGGACGGTCAAAGCCCAGCTGATGGACAGCATCCAGGCCTGCAAACAATCTGCATCCTCCGTGCTAAG GGCAGTTGCACAGGTCCAAATGAAGCCTTATCCTGGACTACAAATAAGCTTTTTCAACAGAGAGTCTCAATT AATGTGCAGTGAGCTTGACAAGATAACCCTGTCGCATGACGCCATCAGCCAGTCTGACAGCCAATCCTCAGAGGACCAGTTCGCCCAGGGGGCGGAGCCTCTTAAAGCCTGTGTGGCCCCGCAGGAGGTATACCAGCAGATTGTCAGGATCAACCAGCAG GTGAAGCGAGCAGTGCGATTGGCCCTCGAATGGCGGCAGCCTCTACATTATGACGGGCCCCGTCTGTCCCCCGGCTGCACAGTGGAACAGGAGCAATCTGCACTGGGCTCAAAGGACAGGCCATACCACTGGAGGAAGTTTGGGGGGTTTGGAGTGAATTCCAAATGA
- the LOC110525115 gene encoding tetratricopeptide repeat protein 16 isoform X2, with protein MSVPALKKDQQVDDDRVLFPTAVSEEVLVEARRKHAICRLFGSSSIFLSSESRRGDRPDLINILTNKAIEHYENGEEAMTESQFSKAVTFFTKAIHLQPKQTQLYVSQAEAYLQLCDFQSAVVSYRHACLLEPQAKTLHTRLAFIYYLQGQCLYDKGMFLDALESFAKAAELKPSSRSYHMRSLACLTALGRYTDCLRLVSKWLEADSQTADLFTLRARLHKQLNQVKMCYHDLRSALILSPSCPEAGALLGQLEEASERARQQAVSRALAGELTEALSKINTALEHCPETGRHYLFRGILYRRLKEFTAAIEDLVLAVELSEAGDAGDQGSELSGHTQEDWRAVQGEAQVQLVLTYNDFAVQCFSRSFYTEAVLLLNKAIQEQKEESGLYINRGDCFFKQDEWEFALADYQQAKEISPDDQVIRIRLAVIHNTLGTHCYQDRKYQEAADKFSEAINYNPGVSRYYENRAKAHSKLPNVEGAKQDAISTLILDPTNDQVVPLLLSLFPGCSVSDVLSSETARTVKAQLMDSIQACKQSASSVLRMCSELDKITLSHDAISQSDSQSSEDQFAQGAEPLKACVAPQEVYQQIVRINQQVKRAVRLALEWRQPLHYDGPRLSPGCTVEQEQSALGSKDRPYHWRKFGGFGVNSK; from the exons ATGTCTGTTCCTGCTCTGAAGAAGGACCAACAGGTCGACGACGACAGGGTTTTGTTCCCCACTGCTGTGTCGGAGGAAGTGCTCGTGGAGGCGCGGCGTAAACATGCCATCTGCCGGCTCTTTGGGTCCAGCAGCATTTTCCTATCATCTGAAAGCCGGAGAGGGGACCGGCCTGATCTCATTAACATTTTAACAAACAAAGCCATTGAACA CTATGAGAATGGAGAAGAGGCAATGACAGAGTCCCAATTTTCAAAGGCCGTGACATTCTTCACCAAAGCTATCCATCTTCAGCCGAAACAG ACCCAGCTCTATGTGAGCCAGGCGGAGGCCTATTTACAGTTATGTGACTTCCAGTCTGCAGTCGTCAGCTACAGGCATGCCTGCCTCCTGGAGCCTCAGGCTAAGACCTTACACACACGTCTGGCCTTCATCTATTACCTACAG GGCCAATGTTTGTATGATAAGGGCATGTTCCTGGATGCTCTGGAGTCATTTGCCAAGGCTGCCGAGCTCAAGCCTAGCAGCAGGTCATATCACATGAGGAG CCTGGCATGTCTGACGGCCCTGGGCCGCTATACTGACTGTCTGAGGCTGGTTAGTAAATGGCTGGAGGCAGACTCTCAGACCGCAGATCTGTTCACCCTCAGAGCACGGCTCCACAAACAGCTCAACCAG GTAAAAATGTGCTACCATGATCTGAGGTCCGCTTTGATTCTCAGTCCGTCGTGCCCAGAGGCAGGTGCCCTGCTGGGCCAGCTAGAGGAGGCCAGTGAAAGGGCCAGGCAGCAGGCCGTCAGCAGGGCCCTGGCAGGGGAGCTCACAGAGGCCCTGTCCAAGATCAACACAGCCCTGGAGCATTGCCCTGAGACTGGGCGGCACTACCTCTTCAG GGGTATTCTGTACCGCAGGCTGAAAGAGTTTACTGCTGCCATTGAGGACTTGGTCCTGGCTGTGGAGCTGAGTGAGGCTGGAGATGCGGGAGACCAGGGGTCGGAGTTGAGCGGACACACCCAGGAAGACTGGAGGGCCGTGCAGGGAGAGGCCCAGGTCCAGCTGGTGCTCACCTACAACGACTTTGCTGTGCAGTGCTTCTCCCGTAGCTTCTACACAGAGGCAGTTCTGCTGCTCAACAAGGCCATCCAGGAGCAGAAGGAGGAGAGTGGCCTCTACATCAACAGAGGAG ACTGTTTCTTCAAGCAGGATGAGTGGGAGTTTGCCCTGGCTGACTACCAGCAGGCGAAGGAGATCTCTCCTGATGACCAGGTCATTAGGATCCGCCTCGCTGTCATCCACAACACCTTGGGAACACACTGCTACCAGGACCG GAAGTACCAGGAGGCAGCTGATAAGTTCTCTGAGGCCATCAATTATAACCCTGGAGTTAGCCGGTACTATGAGAACCGAGCCAAAGCCCACAGTAAACTGCCCAACGTTGAGGGGGCCAAGCAGGATGCCATCAGTACCCTCATCCTGGACCCCACTAATGATCAG gtggTCCCTCTGCTGCTGAGTCTATTCCCAGGCTGCTCCGTGTCAGATGTTCTGTCCAGTGAAACGGCCAGGACGGTCAAAGCCCAGCTGATGGACAGCATCCAGGCCTGCAAACAATCTGCATCCTCCGTGCTAAG AATGTGCAGTGAGCTTGACAAGATAACCCTGTCGCATGACGCCATCAGCCAGTCTGACAGCCAATCCTCAGAGGACCAGTTCGCCCAGGGGGCGGAGCCTCTTAAAGCCTGTGTGGCCCCGCAGGAGGTATACCAGCAGATTGTCAGGATCAACCAGCAG GTGAAGCGAGCAGTGCGATTGGCCCTCGAATGGCGGCAGCCTCTACATTATGACGGGCCCCGTCTGTCCCCCGGCTGCACAGTGGAACAGGAGCAATCTGCACTGGGCTCAAAGGACAGGCCATACCACTGGAGGAAGTTTGGGGGGTTTGGAGTGAATTCCAAATGA
- the LOC110525115 gene encoding tetratricopeptide repeat protein 16 isoform X3 gives MTESQFSKAVTFFTKAIHLQPKQTQLYVSQAEAYLQLCDFQSAVVSYRHACLLEPQAKTLHTRLAFIYYLQGQCLYDKGMFLDALESFAKAAELKPSSRSYHMRSLACLTALGRYTDCLRLVSKWLEADSQTADLFTLRARLHKQLNQVKMCYHDLRSALILSPSCPEAGALLGQLEEASERARQQAVSRALAGELTEALSKINTALEHCPETGRHYLFRGILYRRLKEFTAAIEDLVLAVELSEAGDAGDQGSELSGHTQEDWRAVQGEAQVQLVLTYNDFAVQCFSRSFYTEAVLLLNKAIQEQKEESGLYINRGDCFFKQDEWEFALADYQQAKEISPDDQVIRIRLAVIHNTLGTHCYQDRKYQEAADKFSEAINYNPGVSRYYENRAKAHSKLPNVEGAKQDAISTLILDPTNDQVVPLLLSLFPGCSVSDVLSSETARTVKAQLMDSIQACKQSASSVLRAVAQVQMKPYPGLQISFFNRESQLMCSELDKITLSHDAISQSDSQSSEDQFAQGAEPLKACVAPQEVYQQIVRINQQVKRAVRLALEWRQPLHYDGPRLSPGCTVEQEQSALGSKDRPYHWRKFGGFGVNSK, from the exons ATGACAGAGTCCCAATTTTCAAAGGCCGTGACATTCTTCACCAAAGCTATCCATCTTCAGCCGAAACAG ACCCAGCTCTATGTGAGCCAGGCGGAGGCCTATTTACAGTTATGTGACTTCCAGTCTGCAGTCGTCAGCTACAGGCATGCCTGCCTCCTGGAGCCTCAGGCTAAGACCTTACACACACGTCTGGCCTTCATCTATTACCTACAG GGCCAATGTTTGTATGATAAGGGCATGTTCCTGGATGCTCTGGAGTCATTTGCCAAGGCTGCCGAGCTCAAGCCTAGCAGCAGGTCATATCACATGAGGAG CCTGGCATGTCTGACGGCCCTGGGCCGCTATACTGACTGTCTGAGGCTGGTTAGTAAATGGCTGGAGGCAGACTCTCAGACCGCAGATCTGTTCACCCTCAGAGCACGGCTCCACAAACAGCTCAACCAG GTAAAAATGTGCTACCATGATCTGAGGTCCGCTTTGATTCTCAGTCCGTCGTGCCCAGAGGCAGGTGCCCTGCTGGGCCAGCTAGAGGAGGCCAGTGAAAGGGCCAGGCAGCAGGCCGTCAGCAGGGCCCTGGCAGGGGAGCTCACAGAGGCCCTGTCCAAGATCAACACAGCCCTGGAGCATTGCCCTGAGACTGGGCGGCACTACCTCTTCAG GGGTATTCTGTACCGCAGGCTGAAAGAGTTTACTGCTGCCATTGAGGACTTGGTCCTGGCTGTGGAGCTGAGTGAGGCTGGAGATGCGGGAGACCAGGGGTCGGAGTTGAGCGGACACACCCAGGAAGACTGGAGGGCCGTGCAGGGAGAGGCCCAGGTCCAGCTGGTGCTCACCTACAACGACTTTGCTGTGCAGTGCTTCTCCCGTAGCTTCTACACAGAGGCAGTTCTGCTGCTCAACAAGGCCATCCAGGAGCAGAAGGAGGAGAGTGGCCTCTACATCAACAGAGGAG ACTGTTTCTTCAAGCAGGATGAGTGGGAGTTTGCCCTGGCTGACTACCAGCAGGCGAAGGAGATCTCTCCTGATGACCAGGTCATTAGGATCCGCCTCGCTGTCATCCACAACACCTTGGGAACACACTGCTACCAGGACCG GAAGTACCAGGAGGCAGCTGATAAGTTCTCTGAGGCCATCAATTATAACCCTGGAGTTAGCCGGTACTATGAGAACCGAGCCAAAGCCCACAGTAAACTGCCCAACGTTGAGGGGGCCAAGCAGGATGCCATCAGTACCCTCATCCTGGACCCCACTAATGATCAG gtggTCCCTCTGCTGCTGAGTCTATTCCCAGGCTGCTCCGTGTCAGATGTTCTGTCCAGTGAAACGGCCAGGACGGTCAAAGCCCAGCTGATGGACAGCATCCAGGCCTGCAAACAATCTGCATCCTCCGTGCTAAG GGCAGTTGCACAGGTCCAAATGAAGCCTTATCCTGGACTACAAATAAGCTTTTTCAACAGAGAGTCTCAATT AATGTGCAGTGAGCTTGACAAGATAACCCTGTCGCATGACGCCATCAGCCAGTCTGACAGCCAATCCTCAGAGGACCAGTTCGCCCAGGGGGCGGAGCCTCTTAAAGCCTGTGTGGCCCCGCAGGAGGTATACCAGCAGATTGTCAGGATCAACCAGCAG GTGAAGCGAGCAGTGCGATTGGCCCTCGAATGGCGGCAGCCTCTACATTATGACGGGCCCCGTCTGTCCCCCGGCTGCACAGTGGAACAGGAGCAATCTGCACTGGGCTCAAAGGACAGGCCATACCACTGGAGGAAGTTTGGGGGGTTTGGAGTGAATTCCAAATGA